One Nocardioides oleivorans DNA segment encodes these proteins:
- a CDS encoding PKD domain-containing protein, with the protein MGVGWSQVSADCAWTYAEYTESSSAGDGHTWVVTIQCGNGGICAEHVECVENGEEGFVHDVYMDGTDVGDVCVPESQIQEVDVAALAIRAFKNYDWPASALVVQPPGGKTLVNLETNFYTTDNQVITRSVTVAGRNVTLRATPTYTFHFGDDSSTTTASPGRPHPDLDVTHTYASTGDVVVSLDTTYSGEFRIGDGDWQAIPDTLTVAGPGFDLQVVEALPQLVIR; encoded by the coding sequence GTGGGCGTGGGATGGTCGCAAGTTTCGGCCGACTGCGCGTGGACCTATGCCGAGTACACCGAGAGCTCGTCGGCTGGCGACGGCCACACGTGGGTCGTCACGATCCAGTGCGGCAACGGTGGGATCTGCGCCGAGCACGTCGAGTGTGTCGAGAACGGCGAGGAGGGCTTCGTCCACGACGTCTACATGGACGGCACGGATGTGGGCGACGTGTGCGTCCCCGAGAGCCAGATCCAGGAGGTCGACGTCGCCGCGCTGGCGATCCGTGCCTTCAAGAACTACGACTGGCCGGCGTCAGCCCTCGTCGTCCAACCCCCGGGCGGCAAGACGCTGGTCAACCTCGAGACGAACTTCTACACGACCGACAACCAGGTCATCACCCGCTCGGTCACCGTCGCCGGCAGGAACGTGACGCTCCGCGCCACCCCGACGTATACCTTCCACTTCGGCGACGACTCGAGCACGACGACGGCGAGCCCGGGCCGGCCGCACCCCGACCTCGACGTGACCCACACCTACGCCAGCACGGGCGACGTGGTCGTCAGCCTCGACACCACCTACTCCGGCGAGTTCCGGATCGGCGACGGCGACTGGCAGGCGATCCCCGACACCCTGACCGTCGCCGGCCCCGGCTTCGACCTCCAGGTCGTCGAGGCGCTGCCGCAGCTCGTGATCCGCTGA
- the nrdR gene encoding transcriptional regulator NrdR produces the protein MHCPYCKNEDTKVLDSRVADDGGSIRRRRTCSACDRRFTTVEKMQLTVLKRSGATEPFNRDKAIAGVRKACKGRPVTDAQLACLGQDVEDALRLSGQAEFDANDVGLAILAPLRALDEVAYLRFASVYRAFESADDFDAEIKMLRLERAAADDQPATTG, from the coding sequence ATGCACTGTCCCTACTGCAAGAACGAGGACACCAAGGTCCTCGACTCGCGTGTCGCCGACGACGGCGGTTCGATCCGCCGCCGCCGGACGTGCTCGGCGTGCGACCGCCGGTTCACCACGGTCGAGAAGATGCAGCTCACGGTGCTCAAGCGCTCCGGCGCGACCGAGCCCTTCAACCGCGACAAGGCGATCGCCGGCGTCCGCAAGGCCTGCAAGGGCCGCCCGGTCACCGACGCCCAGCTCGCCTGCCTCGGCCAGGACGTCGAGGACGCCCTGCGCCTGAGCGGCCAGGCCGAGTTCGACGCGAACGACGTCGGCCTGGCGATCCTGGCGCCGCTGCGCGCGCTCGACGAGGTGGCGTACCTCCGCTTCGCAAGCGTCTACCGCGCCTTCGAGTCGGCCGACGACTTCGACGCCGAGATCAAGATGCTGCGGCTCGAACGCGCCGCAGCAGACGATCAGCCCGCCACGACGGGCTGA
- a CDS encoding vitamin B12-dependent ribonucleotide reductase, producing MTETASARSKRATKGKGLTLERVFSTEGTHPYDEITWERRDVVQTNWKTGETVFEQRGVEYPDTWSVNASTIVTTKYFRGAVGTDVREWSLKQLIDRIVTTYTKAGVDHGYFATPGDAEIFEHELTWLLVNQYFSFNSPVWFNVGTASPQQVSACFILSVDDSMDSILNWYKEEGFIFKGGSGAGLNLSRIRSSKELLSSGGTASGPVSFMRGADASAGTIKSGGATRRAAKMVVLDVDHPDIEEFVMTKAKEEDKIRALRDAGFDMDLGGADITSVQYQNANNSVRVTDEFMRAVEDGTEFGLRSRGTGEVIETVDARDLFRKISEAAWACADPGLQYDDTINDWHTNPETGRITASNPCSEYMSLDNSSCNLASLNLLKFLKDDDTFDAALFAKAVEFIITAMDISICFADFPTEPIGQTTRDYRQLGIGYANLGALLMAMGLGYDSEGGRSMAAAITSLMTGTSYKRSAELAGIVGPYAGYARNAEAHKRVMRKHQAANDVVRVLHTEDGRTHKLATQAWADVVKLGDKFGFRNAQASVLAPTGTIGFMMDCDTTGIEPDFSLVKFKKLVGGGSMQIVNQTIPRALKKMGYQEEQIEAIVAFIAEHGHVIDAPGLKLEHYEVFDTAMGARSLKPMGHVRMMAAAQPFLSGAISKTVNLPETATVEEIEDVYMQSWKLGLKATAVYRDNCKVGQPLSDGGGKAKKDEADKAAADAAVETKVVEKVVYAPVRKRLPKSRVSRTTSFTVGGAEGYMTSGAHDDGQLGEVFLKLGKQGSTLAGVMDAFSIAVSIGLQYGVPLETYVSKFTNLRFEPAGLTDDPDVRMSQSIMDYIFRRLALDYLSFDERSALGIYSADERQRHLETGSYEPLVEETGNASELVEAPAAPVVAEVVEVEDVVEATAKPVPGGAKTTAELFEQLTGTAVDSPLCMTCGTKMRPAGSCYVCEGCGSTSGCS from the coding sequence ATGACCGAGACGGCGAGCGCCCGTAGCAAGCGAGCGACGAAGGGCAAGGGTCTGACGCTGGAGCGCGTCTTCAGCACCGAGGGCACCCACCCCTACGACGAGATCACCTGGGAGCGCCGCGACGTCGTCCAGACCAACTGGAAGACCGGCGAGACCGTCTTCGAGCAGCGCGGTGTGGAGTACCCCGACACCTGGTCGGTCAACGCCTCCACGATCGTCACCACCAAGTACTTCCGCGGCGCGGTCGGCACCGACGTCCGCGAGTGGAGCCTCAAGCAGCTCATCGACCGCATCGTGACGACGTACACGAAGGCCGGCGTCGACCACGGCTACTTCGCCACCCCCGGTGACGCCGAGATCTTCGAGCACGAGCTCACCTGGCTCCTGGTCAACCAGTACTTCTCGTTCAACAGCCCCGTGTGGTTCAACGTCGGCACCGCCTCGCCGCAGCAGGTCTCGGCCTGCTTCATCCTCTCGGTGGACGACTCGATGGACTCGATCCTCAACTGGTACAAGGAGGAGGGCTTCATCTTCAAGGGCGGCTCCGGTGCCGGCCTCAACCTCTCCCGCATCCGCTCGTCCAAGGAGCTGCTCAGCTCCGGTGGTACGGCGTCGGGTCCCGTCTCCTTCATGCGCGGCGCCGACGCCTCCGCGGGCACCATCAAGTCGGGCGGCGCGACGCGTCGTGCGGCCAAGATGGTCGTCCTCGACGTCGACCACCCGGACATCGAGGAGTTCGTGATGACGAAGGCGAAGGAGGAGGACAAGATCCGCGCCCTCCGCGACGCCGGGTTCGACATGGACCTCGGCGGCGCCGACATCACCTCGGTCCAGTACCAGAACGCCAACAACTCCGTCCGCGTGACCGACGAGTTCATGCGCGCCGTCGAGGACGGCACCGAGTTCGGCCTCCGCTCGCGCGGCACCGGCGAGGTCATCGAGACCGTCGACGCCCGCGACCTGTTCCGCAAGATCAGCGAGGCCGCCTGGGCCTGCGCCGACCCGGGCCTGCAGTACGACGACACGATCAACGACTGGCACACCAACCCCGAGACCGGCCGCATCACCGCGTCCAACCCGTGCTCGGAGTACATGTCGCTCGACAACTCCTCGTGCAACCTGGCCTCGCTGAACCTGCTGAAGTTCCTCAAGGACGACGACACCTTCGACGCCGCCCTGTTCGCCAAGGCCGTCGAGTTCATCATCACCGCGATGGACATCTCGATCTGCTTCGCCGACTTCCCGACCGAGCCGATCGGCCAGACCACCCGCGACTACCGCCAGCTCGGCATCGGCTACGCCAACCTCGGCGCGCTGCTCATGGCCATGGGCCTGGGCTACGACTCCGAGGGTGGCCGCTCGATGGCTGCCGCGATCACGTCCCTCATGACCGGTACGTCCTACAAGCGCAGCGCGGAGCTCGCCGGGATCGTCGGCCCGTACGCCGGCTACGCCCGCAACGCCGAGGCCCACAAGCGCGTGATGCGCAAGCACCAGGCGGCCAACGACGTCGTCCGCGTGCTGCACACCGAGGACGGCCGCACCCACAAGCTCGCCACGCAGGCGTGGGCCGACGTGGTCAAGCTCGGGGACAAGTTCGGCTTCCGCAACGCGCAGGCCTCCGTGCTCGCGCCGACCGGCACCATCGGCTTCATGATGGACTGCGACACGACCGGCATCGAGCCCGACTTCTCGCTGGTGAAGTTCAAGAAGCTCGTCGGCGGCGGCTCCATGCAGATCGTCAACCAGACGATCCCGCGGGCCCTGAAGAAGATGGGCTACCAGGAGGAGCAGATCGAGGCGATCGTCGCCTTCATCGCCGAGCACGGCCACGTCATCGACGCTCCCGGCCTCAAGCTCGAGCACTACGAGGTCTTCGACACCGCGATGGGCGCCCGCTCGCTCAAGCCGATGGGCCACGTGAGGATGATGGCCGCCGCTCAGCCGTTCCTCTCCGGTGCGATCTCCAAGACGGTCAACCTCCCCGAGACCGCCACGGTCGAGGAGATCGAGGACGTCTACATGCAGTCCTGGAAGCTCGGCCTCAAGGCGACGGCCGTCTACCGCGACAACTGCAAGGTCGGCCAGCCTCTGTCCGACGGTGGCGGCAAGGCCAAGAAGGACGAGGCCGACAAGGCTGCGGCCGACGCGGCCGTCGAGACCAAGGTCGTGGAGAAGGTCGTCTACGCCCCGGTCCGCAAGCGCCTGCCGAAGTCGCGCGTCTCCCGCACGACGTCGTTCACCGTCGGCGGTGCCGAGGGTTACATGACCTCCGGCGCCCACGACGACGGCCAGCTCGGCGAGGTCTTCCTCAAGCTCGGCAAGCAGGGCTCGACCCTGGCCGGCGTGATGGACGCCTTCTCGATCGCGGTGTCGATCGGCCTGCAGTACGGCGTCCCGCTGGAGACCTACGTCTCGAAGTTCACCAACCTGCGCTTCGAGCCTGCCGGCCTCACCGACGACCCCGACGTGCGGATGTCGCAGTCGATCATGGACTACATCTTCCGCCGCCTGGCCCTGGACTACCTGTCCTTCGACGAGCGCTCGGCTCTCGGCATCTACTCCGCCGACGAGCGCCAGCGCCACCTCGAGACCGGCTCCTACGAGCCGCTCGTGGAGGAGACCGGCAACGCCTCCGAGCTCGTCGAGGCGCCTGCCGCTCCGGTCGTGGCCGAGGTCGTCGAGGTCGAGGACGTCGTCGAGGCCACCGCCAAGCCGGTCCCCGGTGGTGCCAAGACCACCGCCGAGCTGTTCGAGCAGCTCACCGGTACAGCCGTCGACTCGCCGCTCTGCATGACGTGTGGGACCAAGATGCGTCCCGCTGGTTCGTGCTACGTGTGCGAGGGCTGCGGGTCCACCAGCGGCTGCAGCTGA